A genome region from Phaenicophaeus curvirostris isolate KB17595 chromosome 10, BPBGC_Pcur_1.0, whole genome shotgun sequence includes the following:
- the CUL3 gene encoding cullin-3, with translation MSNLSKGTGSRKDTKMRIRAFPMTMDEKYVNSIWDLLKNAIQEIQRKNNSGLSFEELYRNAYTMVLHKHGEKLYTGLREVVTEHLINKVREDVLNSLNNNFLQTLNQAWNDHQTAMVMIRDILMYMDRVYVQQNNVENVYNLGLIIFRDQVVRYGCIRDHLRQTLLDMIARERKGEVVDRGAIRNACQMLMILGLEGRSVYEEDFEAPFLEMSAEFFQMESQKFLAENSASVYIKKVEARINEEIERVMHCLDKSTEEPIVKVVERELISKHMKTIVEMENSGLVHMLKNGKTEDLACMYKLFSRVPNGLKTMCECMSSYLREQGKALVSEEGEGKNPVDYIQGLLDLKGRFDRFLQESFNNDRLFKQTIAGDFEYFLNLNSRSPEYLSLFIDDKLKKGVKGLTEQEVETILDKAMVLFRFMQEKDVFERYYKQHLARRLLTNKSVSDDSEKNMISKLKTECGCQFTSKLEGMFRDMSISNTTMDEFRQHLQATGVSLGGVDLTVRVLTTGYWPTQSATPKCNIPPAPRHAFEIFRRFYLAKHSGRQLTLQHHMGSADLNATFYGPVKKEDGSEVGVGGAQVTGSNTRKHILQVSTFQMTILMLFNNREKYTFEEIQQETDIPERELVRALQSLACGKPTQRVLTKEPKSKEIENGHIFTVNDQFTSKLHRVKIQTVAAKQGESDPERKETRQKVDDDRKHEIEAAIVRIMKSRKKMQHNVLVAEVTQQLKARFLPSPVVIKKRIEGLIEREYLARTPEDRKVYTYVA, from the exons atgaCTATGGACGAGAAATATGTGAACAGCATTTGGGATCTTCTGAAAAATGCAATCCAAGAGATCCAGCGTAAGAACAATAGTGGTCTCAGTTTTGAGGAATTGTATAGGAATGCATATACAATGGTGTTGCATAAACATGGTGAAAAACTGTACACTGGACTAAGAGAAGTGGTCACCGAGCATCTAATAAACAAG gtGCGAGAAGATGTGTTAAACTCCTTGAATAACAACTTTCTACAGACGCTAAACCAAGCGTGGAATGATCATCAAACAGCAATGGTGATGATCAGAGACATTCTGATGTATATG GACCGTGTGTATGTGCAACAAAATAACGTGGAGAATGTCTACAATTTGGGCTTGATTATTTTTCGAGATCAGGTTGTACGCTACGGCTGTATTAGGGATCACCTGCGGCAAACTCTGCTGGATATGAttgcaagagaaaggaaaggagaagttgTAGACAG AGGCGCAATAAGAAATGCTTGCCAGATGTTAATGATTCTAGGTCTTGAAGGAAGGTCAGTCTATGAAGAAGACTTTGAGGCTCCATTTTTGGAGATGTCTGCAGAATTTTTTCAG ATGGAAAGTCAGAAATTTTTAGCTGAAAACAGTGCTTCTGTGTATATAAAGAAAGTAGAAGCTAGAATTAATGAAGAAATAGAACGGGTGATGCATTGTCTGGATAAATCAACAGAAGAACCAATTGTGAAGGTTGTCGAGAGGGAACTTATCTCCAAGCATATGAAAACGATAGTGGAAATGGAGAATTCTGGGCTAGTTCATATGCTGAAAAATGGGAAGACAGAAG ATCTTGCTTGCATGTACAAGTTGTTTAGCCGTGTACCAAATGGTCTGAAGACAATGTGCGAGTGCATGAGCTCATACTTGagagagcaaggcaaggcactaGTTtctgaagagggagaaggaaagaatcCGGTTGACTACATTCAG ggtTTACTGGATTTGAAGGGTAGGTTTGACCGCTTTCTTCAAGAATCTTTCAATAATGACCGTCTCTTCAAGCAGACGATTGCGGGTGACTTTGAGTACTTCCTCAACCTCAACTCTAGGTCTCCAGAGTACCTCTCATTATTTATTGATGATAAGCTGAAAAAAGGAGTCAAGGGA ctaACAGAACAAGAAGTAGAAACTATATTGGATAAGGCAATGGTTCTATTCAGGTTTATGCAAGAGAAAGATGTTTTTGAACGCTATTACAAGCAGCACTTGGCAAGAAGACTTCTCACAAACAAGAGTGTTTCAGATGACTCAGAGAAAAATATGATATCTAAATTAAAG ACTGAATGTGGATGTCAGTTCACATCTAAACTGGAAGGAATGTTCAGGGACATGAGCATCTCAAACACAACAATGGATGAGTTCAGGCAGCATCTGCAGGCAACAGGG GTCTCATTAGGTGGTGTTGATCTTACAGTGCGGGTCCTCACAACAGGTTACTGGCCTACACAGTCAGCCACACCAAAGTGCAAcatccctccagcccccaggcatgcttttgaaatatttagaag ATTTTATTTAGCCAAACATAGTGGGCGACAGCTGACACTCCAGCATCACATGGGTTCTGCAGATCTCAACGCCACTTTCTACGGGCCTGTTAAAAAG gaaGATGGCTCAGAAGTTGGTGTAGGAGGTGCCCAAGTAACTGGCTCGAATACACGGAAGCACATATTGCAAGTCTCCACTTTCCAGATGACGATATTAATGCTTTttaacaacagagaaaaatatacgTTTGAG gAAATTCAGCAAGAAACTGATATCCCCGAAAGAGAACTGGTTCGAGCCCTACAGTCCCTTGCGTGTGGCAAACCAACACAACGTGTTCTCACAAAAGAGCctaaatcaaaagaaatagaaaatggtCATATATTTACAGTGAATGATCAGTTCACATCTAAACTACACAGAGTCAAGATTCAGACGG ttgctGCCAAACAAGGAGAATCTGatccagaaaggaaagaaacaaggcAGAAAGTAGATGACGACAGAAAACATGAGATAGAAGCTGCTATAGTTCGGATAATGAAATCTAGGAAGAAGATGCAGCATAATGTGCTAGTAGCAGAG GTAACTCAGCAGCTGAAGGCCCGATTCTTACCAAGTCCAGTTGTTATTAAAAAACGTATTGAAGGACTTATTGAGAGAGAATATTTGGCAAGAACACCTGAGGATCGCAAAGTATACACTTATGTTGCATAA